The Gossypium hirsutum isolate 1008001.06 chromosome D06, Gossypium_hirsutum_v2.1, whole genome shotgun sequence genome contains the following window.
ttttctaaccCCAGATCTGGACTCTATTCgtaaaaaggagaaaaaagggAGCTTTTTTTGGTTTTCCGGCCACCGCGAACGGCGGCGGCGTCGCCGGCGTCCGGCGTCCGGCGACCGGTGCGGTGGTCGATGGCCGGCAAAAGGGGCTCTTCCTCTCTTTTTACGGACACAAGAAcaataaaaacataaactttGAATCGGAGAAGTAATTTTCGtttctttatttttgtgtgtttttacatctagtttgatttattttatttctttctacttacgaaaataaaaacaaaagaaataaggaGAGGAGAAACTCACCGGAGTTGGCCGTGACCGTGCCACCGGGGTTTTTCTTCCATCGTCGGCCGTCGGTCTTGGTGGCGTGGTGGCACTCAAGGTGTTAAGAAACCCAAGTGTTGGGTGTTTGAAAAAAATGGTGGTTTGAAAGAAGGCAGAGCCTTTTTCCTCTAGCAAATTCAAAAagtgaaagaataaaaatataaaacatttttggtCTTTTTTTCAATCATGAACGGCACATTAGTGGGGAATCTTGCACATGCTTGTCCTTAATGggtaatttatgcatttagtccctccatcttgcgttgaaatgcaatcaaaccttttattttttttcgatttGGGCCGcgagttttgtttttgtttcaatcAGGTCCTTTGACCATGTATGGTCTTTTGCGCTGAAACGTTGCACTCTAGGACTAGGGAATATTTCTCTTTTCAGTCCTTCCCTTTTCGCGCGCCTCACATTTTAATCCTTTACTCTATTTCATTTTTGATTTCAGCCCTGAGATTTCGTTTCCGTTTTGATttagtcctattattattattattattattattattattacctatttgtttatatttattttatttaaattttcggcacatatatacatatacatgcgtatatttttgtgatatacatacattgtttttataacatatatacttatatagtttatatattttacaacttatgtacatatctatatatatatatatattttcattttcctaaatatatacatatttatatataatctttatagtttaaaatatactttttttataaatccgtatatacacacatattactattaatttatatacatacatatccttttattttataagtatatatatttttatatgcacgtacatacatatttttgtatatcttaatttacataaatatatatatacattttcaatatattttttaacatgtatcaaaattaacgtatttattcgtatacatacgtatattttcattatttttaaactttaatttgtacatacatactttcttttatttttcaacatatatatatacttacttttatgtgtattttattattttcatattccatagttttatacacccatatatatgtacatatttttatatatacacatttatcgtttcttttatatattaaaatatactttatacattttgttaatttatatatatatacatattttagtttatgtctatatatatctttttatatttaattgtatttgttacttatttatttcattttcgttattattttgaatgaatgttttaatttatttgtttatatatattgttattttatatgattgtaggtatgacttctatttattttatattgttgctattgctcgtattattttttatttttatgtgtattatgattttaccacgtataacaacaatgtaatttgctttcacattttttactacgattttcgtgttttattttactcgatataacaaaatttgttttaaaaatatttcgtatttagattcgaaaggatcgtactctaacttactgggtttcgattttcataataaatctaaatacacgaatcttttcaaactcaagtttttaaacgatctcgggaattaagaaaagatcgtgccctaacttactgggtctgatttatttctaaaaccaagataataaaatatcttttaaataagcatttttcatcagcgtatcgggaatttgagacattgtgtcctaacttactggatatgattctctttctcgaataacgtgaaatatcccctttttcctaaaaattttcaacgttttaatacaaggatcgtatttttaaaatttttcaaggttctcaatttttgacattaagacattaagtaatcaactaggtaccaattttgggcgtatcgagggtgctaatccttcctcgtgcgtaaccgactcccgaacccgtttttctgaatttcgtggaccaaacttgttgttttaataaaatcaaaccgtttattaaaaacaacccctcttcgaggtgatccaatcgcacctcataaaaaaaaaggattggtggcgactcccgtttctttttttcaaaacccaagtcaaccccatttttcatcctaaaaaaatggtgtcaacaatccTCATAAACATTCATCAAATATGAAAGATATTTTGCCCATTCCAAAAAGAAAACCTTGAATAATACTTCTTCAATCTgtttcattcatttatttattggAAAACAACAAGAATAATGGCagtggattttctttttaattctgcAAATGAGATTAATGtttatctcttttatttatttattttaaaatatcaattaaggGAAAATGACACATTTTTAACCTCACCAATAAAGTTAAATTAGAATTGCTCATGGTTTGAGTGACTCGAAAAATAAGAGGGTTAAGATAAAAATGTAAAGtccgaaaaatgggtttggatatAATTTAAACTCCATTTTCTATATGAATCGAGTCTTGAGAAAGACTCGGGTTCAGCTCAACttgaatatattattttataaaaaataattatattaattatatatattaaataaataattatatatagggTGAGTATTTGGTTCATtaacattatattttttttattgtacaagcaactttaaaaaattgacaaatatctctttttttaaacatttgtttttttaataatttactatatcccaataagacacttatcaacctCCTGAACTagcttgtggagtctaaaaattcCACTAGCAGCGTaccaaatataaaattaaatcactaaCCCAATAACAATCAAATTCATtacccaaattttaaaaaaaaaacttacctaaCTAAATAACTcaatccaaaatataaaattttaaaattatatttaatatgctaaaacatttattatatttatggtagtattttttaatataaatgttttttaacatatttttaatgtgttagaaaacttTTGTTTTAACGTTTTTAGtgcattatatattttttttaaaattattttaaataaaaaaattaatctaaaaatatcTAATATGGACGGGCCGAGTCTGACCAAAGTTTACCTTTCTTAAATTGGGTTAGGCTTGGGTAAAAaagtaaacacattttcaaaCCGAGCTTAAAAAATTAGTTTAGATACATTGCATGGACCcagcccgacccatgaacacATCTAAAATAAATGTTCAAATTAGGGCACAATCTTTTAAGAATTGTTCACATATGAgttaaatatttcaaaatcacCATATAATGGCCAAGCCTTTACGAAATTACTCAAATAAAGGCTCAATAAATTActcaaaaaggttttttttttcaaattcatatttcaagttttaaattatattttcattttattttcaagtaaTATTTTATTAGTCGTCATATACTCTATTCTAAACATGTTAATATCCACTTAAATTTTACTACGAATTAAATTGAAGTAGGTGAAAAATCTCTTTTTTAAACCCGTTTGAAAATGTTTAGTAAAGGCACATAAAAATCAGACCGAAAAAACACACCGACCTGCTCTGCCCCACTGCGATCTCTAAAGACACAAACCAATTTTGTGATGACTCTGGTAGCTTTACTTTCAAACATCAACCTACTTTACCTTTGGTTACAA
Protein-coding sequences here:
- the LOC107909438 gene encoding uncharacterized protein yields the protein MGRAGSMQYQKCFIFLFFHFLNLLEEKGSAFFQTTIFFKHPTLGFLNTLSATTPPRPTADDGRKTPVARSRPTPVRQKAWWWQTAWESGSGAGGRQHGRMGRGKWESRVLGLGLDVGLG